The genomic interval ATGGTAGGCAGCCGGAGCACGCGGCCGTCGACGAAACCGCGCCGCGCGTAATCGTTGAGCAGCAACTCCGCGATCGCCTTCTGCGCGCCATACGAAGACTGCGGATTCAGCGCGGTGTCGTCCTGCACGACCTCGGGCAACTCGCCGCCATACACCGCGACCGAACTCGTGAACAGCACGCGCGGCCGATGCCCGCGCTGCCGGCACGTTTCCAGCAGCAGCCGCGATGCATCCAGATTGATGCGCATGCCGAGATCGAAATCCGCTTCGGCCTGCCCGCTCACGATCGCGGCCAGATGGAAGATCGCCGAAGTCTGGTCGTCGATCACGCGTTCGAGCACGCTGCGCTCGGCGATGTCGCCGACTTCGGTGCGCACGCGTCGATCGCCGAAATCATTGGCTTGCACGACGTCGAGCAGCACCAGTTCGGTGACCGGCTGCGGCGTGCCTTGCGAGTCCTTCAGCGAACCCCGCGCGAGCAGTTCACGCGCGAGACGCTGGCCGAGAAAACCCGCACCGCCGGTAATCAGTACTTTCATGATGTGTTCGTCCTTGTTAGCGGGTCGCGTTCAGATACGGTTTGAGCCAGCCGAGACCAGCCGACGTGCCCGCGCGCGGCCGGTATTCGCAGCCGATATAGCCGTCGTAGCCGAGCGAGTCGATCAATTCGAGCAGGTACGGGTAGTTCAGTTCGCCCGTGTCGGGTTCATGGCGCTCCGGCACGCCGGCGATCTGAATGTGCCCGATGCCGGCCATATCGCGTTTGAGTTTCACCGCGAGGTCGCCTTCGACGATCTGGCAGTGGTAGCAGTCGAACTGCACCTTGAGATTTTCTGCGCCGACTTCCGCGCAGATCGCTTGTGCTTCGTCCTGACGGGTCAGAAAGAAGCCCGGCATGTCGCGCGTATTGATCGGCTCGATCACGACCGTGATGCCCTCGGCCTGCGCCGCCTTCGCGGCATGCGCGAGATTGCTCAGATAGACCTCGCGATGTTTCGCGCGCGGCTGATCCGCGCCGATCAGGCCGGCCATCACATGCAGCTTGCGATTGCCGAGCACGCGAGCATAGTCGAGCGCGGTATCGATGCCGCGGCGGAATTCGTCTTCGCGGCCCGGCAGCGAGGCAATCCCGCGTTCACCACCGGCCCAGTCGCCGGGCGGCGCATTGAAAAGCGCTTGCGTCAGACCGCTTGCGTCGAGGCGCGCCTTGATCTCGTCGGCGGGGAAATCGTAGGGGAACAGAAACTCGACCGCCTCGAAGCCGTCTTGCGCTGCGGCGGCGAAACGGTCGAGGAAAGCGTGCTCGTTGTACATCATCGAGAGATTGGCGGCGAAGCGAGGCATGGCAGCGACTCCTTGAAAACGGTGTGATGCGGCGCGCGGCAGCGATGCATGCCGCGCGTGAGTGTCGGTTTACCGGTTGACCAGTCTGGCCGGCGTGAGCCACGTGGCGACCGCGCCGATCACGAGCATGCCGGCCAGCACATACATGCCGGTTTGCGTGCTATGCGTGAGATCCTTCAGATAGCCGATCATGTACGGGCTCGCGAAACCCGCGAGATTGCCGATCGAATTGATGATCGCGATACCGGCCGCGGCGGTCGCGCCCGACATGAACGCGGTGGGCAGCGACCAGAACAGCGGCGCGCAGGTCAGCACGCCGGCGGCGGCGAGCGAGAGAAACGCGATCGACACCACCGTGTTGTCCGCGAACGAAGCCGCCACCGTGAAGCCAATCGCGCCGAACAACGCCGGCACGATCAGATGCCAGCGGCGCTCACGGCGCTTGTCGGCACTGTGCCCCATCAGGTTCATCACGACGATCGCGCACAGAAACGGAATCGCGCTCAGCAGGCCGATATTGAATGCGCCCGTCACGCCGGTCGATTTGACGAGCGTCGGCATCCAGAACGTCAGGCCGTATTGCCCGGTAACGAACGCGAAATAGATCAGCGACATCCACCACGTGCGCGGATCGCGGAACACCGCGCCGAGCGAATGCTTCTGGGTTTTCTCCTGCGGTTGCGCGGCGGCGATTTCATCCGTGAGCAGGCGCTTTTCGCGTTCGTTCAGCCACTTCGCGGCGGAGATGCCGTTGTCGAGATACAGGATCGTGGCGATGCCGATCGCGATGGCGGGGATCGCTTCGATCAGAAACATCCATTGCCAGCCCGCAAAACCCGAGCTGTTGTGGAACGTCTGCATGATCCAGCCGGACAGCGGATTGCCGAAGATGCCCGACACAGGAATCGCCGACATGAACACCGCAATGATCTTCGCGCGCCGATGCGACGGGAACCAGTAGGTCAGGTATAGAATCACGCCGGGATAGAAACCGGCTTCGGCGAGGCCGAGAAGAAAGCGCAAGATGTAGAACTGCATCGGCGTCTTCACGAAGACGAACACGGCCGAGAGCAGGCCCCAGGTAATCATGATCCGCGCGATCCAGATACGGGCGCCGAGCTTGTGCATCAGAATATTGCTCGGCAACTCGAACAGAAAATAGCCGATGAAGAACACGCCCGCGCCGAGCCCGAACACCGTTTCGCTGAATGCCAGGTCTTGCGACATTTGCAGTTTGGCAAAGCCGACATTCACGCGGTCCAGATAGGCGACCACATAGCAGAGCATCAGAAACGGCACGATGCGCCAGAATACTTTTTTATAGGTGCGCTCGACTTCCTCTGCGCCGGGTTGTCCTATGGCGGTCGCCGCGGTTGGGCGGCTGGATGCGGGCTGATACGAACTCATGCATTGTCTCCTTGAATGGATGGCGCGGCGCAGCGCATCGCATCGAGCGCGGCCGGGCTTTGTTATGTCGGTTTTTATGTCGGTTTGCTACCAGCGCGCGCCGAATACGGTGCGCAGTTCTTCGAGTGCAGCTTCGTCGAGCGGTGCGGGCCGCGGGTTCGTCATCAGCCATAAACGCGCGGTCTCTTCGAGTTCTTCGAGCGCATAGGCGGCTTGCGCCACGGAACGCTCCCAGACGACCGGACCAAGACGTTCGAGCAGCACCGCGCGAACGCTGTCGGCGAGCGCGGCGATCTGGTCGGCGACTTGCGGATCGCCGGGCCGCTTATAACGAATCAGGGGGACGTGGCCCACTTTCATCACGTAGTACGGCGTGATCGGCGGCAGCACGTCGGTCTCCCGCCAGACGCCCGCGAGCGTCAGCGCGACCAGATGCGTCGAATGCGTGTGGACGATGCCACGCGCCGCGCCGTTGCGCGCGTAGATGCCGCGATGCAAGGCCAGCGTTTTCGACGGCCGGCCGCCTGACACCGCGTTGCCGTCGAGATCGACCTTGGCGATATCGGCGGGATCGAGCCGGCCGAGGCACGCATCGGTCGGGGTGATCAGCCAACCGTCGTCGAGCCGCGCGCTGATGTTGCCGGCGGTGCCGACCGTGTAGCCGCGTCGATAGAGACTCGCGCCGGTTATGCAGATTTCCTCGCGAACGCGCGCTTCGTCCGTGGTATGGAGGGCGGGCGCGCCGGTCATTGCGCGGCTCCGTTCAGATGCCGCAGCGCTTTTTCGAAGAAGTCGGCCGTGCCGAAGTTGCCGGATTTCAATGCGAGCGCGAGCGGTTCGGCGCCGGTCGTGGCGGTGGCCGGCACGCCGGGATCGATCTGCGCGCCGATGCGCAGCGTGTGCACGTCGAGCGCCTGCACCACGGCGCCCGAGGTCTCGCCACCCGCCACCACGAACTTGCGCACGCCGCGTTCGTGCAGACCTCGCGCGATCGACGCCAACGTGTTTTCAACCAGATGCCCTGCTTCGTTCACGCCGAGTTGGCGTTGTACCGCCTTGACTTCGTCGGGCGTGGCCGTGGCATAGATCAACATGGGCTCGGCTTTGTCGAGGTACGGTTGGGCAAAAGCCAGCGCCTGCTCGACGACGTTCTCGCCACGCGCAGCCGCAAGCGGATCGACGCGGAAAGCGGGCCGTGCAGAGCGCCATTGCGCGACCTGTTCGTTGGTCGCTTTGGATGCGCTGCCGGCCAGCACCGCCGACAATCCCTTCACCTGAGGCAATTGCGCGGCATCGGCCTGCTCCTTGAGCAAACCCGCGCGGCGGAAGTTGGCCGGCAAACCCAGCGCGATACCTGAGCCGCCTGTGATCAACGTGAGATCGGCGCACGCTTCGCCGAGCACGTAGAGGTCGGCATCGGACACCGCATCGGCGATCGCCATGCGCACGCCTTCGTTGCGCAACGTATCGAACGCGTCGCGCACAGCGGACACGCCCTGCGCCACGGCGTCATAACGCACGAGCCCGACTTTCGATTCGGTCTGCCGCTGCAGCACGCTCACGAGGTTCGCGTCGCGCATCGGCGTGAGCGGATGGTTCTCCATGCCCGACGCATTGAGCAACGTGTCGCCGACGAACAGATGCCCGCGAAAGATCGTGCGGCCGTTCTCAGGAAATGCGGGACAGGCGATCGTGAACGCGCCGGCTTTGCCTTCGGCGGACAATGCGTCGAGTAGCGCATCCGTGACCGGGCCGATATTGCCCGCGTCGGTCGAATCGAAGGTCGAGCAGTATTTGAAAAAGAACTGCCGGCAGCCTTGCGCGCGCAACCAGTCGAGCGCGGCGAGCGATTGCGCGACCGCGTCGGCGGCGGGAATGGTGCGCGATTTCAGCGCAACCACCAGCGCGTCGGCCTCCACCGTTTCATTCGATGCGGGCACGCCGATGGTTTGCACCGTACGCATGCCGCCGCGCACCAGCATGTTGGCGAGATCGGTGGCGCCGGTGAAGTCGTCAGCGATGCAGCCGAGCAGCGCGCGTTTCGTTGTAGCTGTCATGACGCCGACCTCCTCACTTCGCCGCCGGCACGTCGATGCCGGGGAAAATCTTGATCACCGCGGAATCGTCCTCACCGCCGTGACCGGCCGTGGACGCCATCATGAACATCTGATGCGCCGCCGCCGACAACGGTAGCGGGAATTTCGAGCGGCGCGCGGTATCGAGCACGAGGCCGAGGTCCTTGACGAAAATATCGACGGCCGAAAGCGGTGTGTAGTCGCCGTTCAGAATGTGCGGCACGCGGTTCTCGAACATCCACGAATTGCCCGCGCTGTGCGTGATGACTTCGTACAGCGCATCCGGATCGACGCCTTCGCGCAAGCCGAGCGCCATGGCTTCGGCGGCCACGGCGATATGCACGCCCGCCAGCAACTGATTGATGATCTTCACCTTCGAGCCTGCGCCGTGTTCCGAGCCGAGGCGATACACCTTGCCCGCCATCGCGGCCAGCACGTCCTCGCACGCAGCGTAGGCCGCCGCCGGACCGGACGTCATCATGGTCATCTCACCGGAGGCCGCGCGTGCTGCGCCGCCTGAGACGGGTGCGTCGAGCATCTGCAAACCGGCCGCCTCGATCCGCTTGCCGAGTTGGATGGCGAAGTCCGGCGCCACGGTCGCGCTGGCGATCACCACGCGGCCCGGTTTCATCGCCGCGACCGCGCCCTGCTCGCCGAACAGCACGGCTTCGGTTTGCGCGGCATTCACGACCAGCGTAACGACCACCTCGCATTGCGCGCCGAGTTCGGCGGGCGTCGCGCAACCCACGCCGCCTTCCGCGACGAACGCATTCAATACCTCGCTGCGCAGATCGCATGCATGGACCTTCAGACCCGCGCGCAGCAGCGAGCGCGCGACACCCAGGCCCATTGCACCAAGACCGATGACACCGACATTTCTGGACATGCTTGACCTCTATGAATTCGTTGGACGCTCGCGCGTAACCTGGCCGTTCAAGCTCAGCGGTGAAGCTCAGCAGATCCCCGCTTCCGCGAGACGCCGTGCCGCGTTGTACATATGCGTTCGCGCCGCGTTGCGCGCCGCCATCGGATCGCCAGCGCGAATCGCGGCGGCGATCGCCGCATGCTCTTCGCGCACCTGACGCGAAAAGTCCTCGCGCAACGCTTCGTTGCGGCGCGTGACGACCGTGCCGGCTTCGAGGTACTGATTCAGGAACGTGAGCGTTTTGAGGAAATACGGATTGCCGGTGGCCGCCGCGATCGCGCGATGGAACGCGACGTCTTCAGCCACGCCGTCCTCGCCTTCGGCCACCGCCTCGTCGATCTTCGCGAGCGCCGCGTCGATCGACACCATGTCGGCGTCGCTGCGGCGCATCGCGGCTTCCGACGCGACTTCCGCCTCGATGGCGCGTCGCAGCGCGAGAATCTGCACCACCGAGCCGGGTTCGACCGCTTCCGCATAGTCGATCCGCAGCGGCCGCACCGTGCCGTGCGCCGCGACGAACACGCCGCTGCCCTGACGCGGTTCGACCACGCCTTCGTTCTTCAGCCGCGAGATCGCCTCGCGGATCACCGTGCGGCTCACGCCGAACTGCTGCGCCAGCACGGCCTCGGTCGGCAGCTTGCCGCCGCGCTCGAACGTGCCTTTGTCGATCTGCTTGAGAAGCTGCTGCGCGACCGTGTCGCTCAGCGCTCGCGCAGGAATCTTATCGAACATCGATGCCTCGATTGATCATGTCATCGGGTCATCATACAAATTTTAGATGCCGACTGCATCCATGCAAACCCTGGGATTTTTGTACGTCAGGCGGCAAAGTTGGCGATTCAGAAGGCTTAAGCTATCGTCACGCCTTTAGCGCGTCGCGCAGGGATTCAAGCGCGGCGCGGGTCCGCAGTTCCTCGAACGCATCGTCAAGGTCCATGAGCAAAGCCCTGCCGCCGTCTTCCGCCGTTCCCGTCAGCGCCGAACCGGCCCCGGACAAACCGGGCGACTCCTATGTGCAGTCGTTCGCGCGCGGCCTCGCGGTGATCCGTGCGTTCGACGCCACGCGCCCGGAACAGACGCTGACCGACGTCGCCGCCGCCACCGGCCTCACGCGCGCCGGAGCACGCCGCATTTTGCTGACCCTGCACACGCTCGGCTATGTGGAGGCCGAAGGACGCCTGTTCCGCCTCACGCCGAAGATCCTCGATCTCGGCTTCGCGTATCTGACTTCCATGCCGTTCTGGAACCTTGCCGAGCCGGTGATGGAACAACTCTCCGCGCAGGTTCACGAGAGCGTCTCGGCAGCCGTGCTCGATCGCACCGAGATCGTCTACGTGCTGCGCGTGCCGACCCATAAGATCATGACGATCAACCTGTCGATCGGCAGCCGCTTGCCGGCCTATTGCACGTCGATGGGCCGCGTGCTGCTGGCGTCGCTCGACGACGAAGCGCTCGACGCGACGCTGGGTTCGACGCAGCTCTACGCACACACGCCGCGCACGGTCACCGACAAGGAAGAGTTGAAGAAGCTGATCGCGCAGGTGCGCCGCCAGGGCTGGGCGATCGTCGATCAGGAACTGGAAGGCGGTTTGATTTCGCTGTCCGCGCCGATCCGCAATCGCCAGGGACGCGTGATCGCCGCGATGAATATCAGCGGCAACGCACAGCGCAATTCGGGCAAGCAGATGGTGAAGGCGTTTCTGGAGCCGCTGCAGCACGCCGCGCAAACCGTATCGGAGATGGTGGCACGGCGCGGGTAAGCGCAGTGACTGCGGGCGCCGTGTCGCGACAGCGCCCCGCTCCGGCAAGCCATCAATCGATCGGCTTGTCCGCGGTTTCCTTCAGCATCGAGACCGCGATCAACGACACCACGACGCACGCCGCCACATAACCGGCCGGCGCCAGCTTGCTGCCGGTCAGCTTGATCAGCCACGTGGCGACGAGTTGCGCCGTCCCGCCGAACACGCACACGCTCAACGCATACGCGATCGAAATGCCGGTGGCGCGCACGCGCCGCGGAAACGACTCGCACATCAAGGCGAATTCCGACGCCGAACCCATCGAATAAAACAGCAGCATCAGCGCGGTCAGCGACATGATGACGGGCAACTGCGGAAAGCGATTGATCAGCATGAAGGCCGGGAACAGCAGCAGCACCAGCACGCCGCGTCCGAACAGGATCGGCCGCTTGCGGCTGCCGATGCGATCCGACAGCATGCCGAACAGCGGGCACGTGATCAGCATCACGAAGCCCGCGGCGACACCCACCAGCATCGACAGCGACATCGGCAGGCCGAGCGTATGGATTGCGTAGGTCGGCATATAGAAGGTCAGGATGTAGGTCGAGACCGTGCCGCCCATCACCGTCAGCGTGATCAGGACGAGCGTGCGCACGTGCTGCGTGAAGAGTTCATGCAGCACGCCGCGCTCGATCGCGTGGCTGTGCGCGCTGGCCGCGTCGTCGGCCAGACGGCGGCGCAGGTACATGCCGACCGGCGCGATCAGCACGCCGAGCAAAAACGGAATGCGCCAGCCCCAGCTTTCCAGCGAGTCTTTCGGCAACGCGCCGGACAGCGCCGCCGCGATACCCGAGCCCATCAGCGCCGCGCCGCCTTGCGTGGCGAGTTGCCAGCTCGCGCGAAAACCGCGCCGCGTGCCGCCGCCCTGTTCGAGCAGCGTGGACGTGGCCGCGCCGAACTCTCCGCCTTGCGAGAAGCCTTGCACGAG from Paraburkholderia phytofirmans PsJN carries:
- the denD gene encoding D-erythronate dehydrogenase translates to MKVLITGGAGFLGQRLARELLARGSLKDSQGTPQPVTELVLLDVVQANDFGDRRVRTEVGDIAERSVLERVIDDQTSAIFHLAAIVSGQAEADFDLGMRINLDASRLLLETCRQRGHRPRVLFTSSVAVYGGELPEVVQDDTALNPQSSYGAQKAIAELLLNDYARRGFVDGRVLRLPTISVRPGKPNAAASSFASGIIREPLNGEAAVCPVAGATRLWLLSPRKAIESLIAGLELDSAALGNQRVLNLPGISVSVDEMVAALREVAGDAAAARIVFEPDARVEKIVGSWPGRWDTSRAEGLGLSGERNFADVIRSYIEDEHIQLR
- the ltnD gene encoding L-threonate dehydrogenase, translated to MSRNVGVIGLGAMGLGVARSLLRAGLKVHACDLRSEVLNAFVAEGGVGCATPAELGAQCEVVVTLVVNAAQTEAVLFGEQGAVAAMKPGRVVIASATVAPDFAIQLGKRIEAAGLQMLDAPVSGGAARAASGEMTMMTSGPAAAYAACEDVLAAMAGKVYRLGSEHGAGSKVKIINQLLAGVHIAVAAEAMALGLREGVDPDALYEVITHSAGNSWMFENRVPHILNGDYTPLSAVDIFVKDLGLVLDTARRSKFPLPLSAAAHQMFMMASTAGHGGEDDSAVIKIFPGIDVPAAK
- a CDS encoding MFS transporter, producing the protein MSSYQPASSRPTAATAIGQPGAEEVERTYKKVFWRIVPFLMLCYVVAYLDRVNVGFAKLQMSQDLAFSETVFGLGAGVFFIGYFLFELPSNILMHKLGARIWIARIMITWGLLSAVFVFVKTPMQFYILRFLLGLAEAGFYPGVILYLTYWFPSHRRAKIIAVFMSAIPVSGIFGNPLSGWIMQTFHNSSGFAGWQWMFLIEAIPAIAIGIATILYLDNGISAAKWLNEREKRLLTDEIAAAQPQEKTQKHSLGAVFRDPRTWWMSLIYFAFVTGQYGLTFWMPTLVKSTGVTGAFNIGLLSAIPFLCAIVVMNLMGHSADKRRERRWHLIVPALFGAIGFTVAASFADNTVVSIAFLSLAAAGVLTCAPLFWSLPTAFMSGATAAAGIAIINSIGNLAGFASPYMIGYLKDLTHSTQTGMYVLAGMLVIGAVATWLTPARLVNR
- a CDS encoding MFS transporter, which produces MSTTTHPSHAVDANQPASRGAIAAAVIGNWLEFFDFTVYGFFAVIIGKLYFPSADPTTSLLLSVATFAAGFITRPLGSVMLGVYADRKGRKAALNLTIMLMAVSTGLIAIAPTYAQIGLAAPLLIVFARLVQGFSQGGEFGAATSTLLEQGGGTRRGFRASWQLATQGGAALMGSGIAAALSGALPKDSLESWGWRIPFLLGVLIAPVGMYLRRRLADDAASAHSHAIERGVLHELFTQHVRTLVLITLTVMGGTVSTYILTFYMPTYAIHTLGLPMSLSMLVGVAAGFVMLITCPLFGMLSDRIGSRKRPILFGRGVLVLLLFPAFMLINRFPQLPVIMSLTALMLLFYSMGSASEFALMCESFPRRVRATGISIAYALSVCVFGGTAQLVATWLIKLTGSKLAPAGYVAACVVVSLIAVSMLKETADKPID
- a CDS encoding FadR/GntR family transcriptional regulator; protein product: MFDKIPARALSDTVAQQLLKQIDKGTFERGGKLPTEAVLAQQFGVSRTVIREAISRLKNEGVVEPRQGSGVFVAAHGTVRPLRIDYAEAVEPGSVVQILALRRAIEAEVASEAAMRRSDADMVSIDAALAKIDEAVAEGEDGVAEDVAFHRAIAAATGNPYFLKTLTFLNQYLEAGTVVTRRNEALREDFSRQVREEHAAIAAAIRAGDPMAARNAARTHMYNAARRLAEAGIC
- the otnC gene encoding 3-oxo-tetronate 4-phosphate decarboxylase gives rise to the protein MTGAPALHTTDEARVREEICITGASLYRRGYTVGTAGNISARLDDGWLITPTDACLGRLDPADIAKVDLDGNAVSGGRPSKTLALHRGIYARNGAARGIVHTHSTHLVALTLAGVWRETDVLPPITPYYVMKVGHVPLIRYKRPGDPQVADQIAALADSVRAVLLERLGPVVWERSVAQAAYALEELEETARLWLMTNPRPAPLDEAALEELRTVFGARW
- the otnK gene encoding 3-oxo-tetronate kinase, translated to MTATTKRALLGCIADDFTGATDLANMLVRGGMRTVQTIGVPASNETVEADALVVALKSRTIPAADAVAQSLAALDWLRAQGCRQFFFKYCSTFDSTDAGNIGPVTDALLDALSAEGKAGAFTIACPAFPENGRTIFRGHLFVGDTLLNASGMENHPLTPMRDANLVSVLQRQTESKVGLVRYDAVAQGVSAVRDAFDTLRNEGVRMAIADAVSDADLYVLGEACADLTLITGGSGIALGLPANFRRAGLLKEQADAAQLPQVKGLSAVLAGSASKATNEQVAQWRSARPAFRVDPLAAARGENVVEQALAFAQPYLDKAEPMLIYATATPDEVKAVQRQLGVNEAGHLVENTLASIARGLHERGVRKFVVAGGETSGAVVQALDVHTLRIGAQIDPGVPATATTGAEPLALALKSGNFGTADFFEKALRHLNGAAQ
- the otnI gene encoding 2-oxo-tetronate isomerase, with the translated sequence MPRFAANLSMMYNEHAFLDRFAAAAQDGFEAVEFLFPYDFPADEIKARLDASGLTQALFNAPPGDWAGGERGIASLPGREDEFRRGIDTALDYARVLGNRKLHVMAGLIGADQPRAKHREVYLSNLAHAAKAAQAEGITVVIEPINTRDMPGFFLTRQDEAQAICAEVGAENLKVQFDCYHCQIVEGDLAVKLKRDMAGIGHIQIAGVPERHEPDTGELNYPYLLELIDSLGYDGYIGCEYRPRAGTSAGLGWLKPYLNATR
- a CDS encoding IclR family transcriptional regulator — its product is MSKALPPSSAVPVSAEPAPDKPGDSYVQSFARGLAVIRAFDATRPEQTLTDVAAATGLTRAGARRILLTLHTLGYVEAEGRLFRLTPKILDLGFAYLTSMPFWNLAEPVMEQLSAQVHESVSAAVLDRTEIVYVLRVPTHKIMTINLSIGSRLPAYCTSMGRVLLASLDDEALDATLGSTQLYAHTPRTVTDKEELKKLIAQVRRQGWAIVDQELEGGLISLSAPIRNRQGRVIAAMNISGNAQRNSGKQMVKAFLEPLQHAAQTVSEMVARRG